The following are encoded together in the Asterias rubens unplaced genomic scaffold, eAstRub1.3, whole genome shotgun sequence genome:
- the LOC117306599 gene encoding uncharacterized protein LOC117306599 has protein sequence MDVQCGHCWRCEVQLEQTIQCPDCKMAEYCSTTCEHRDRVRHRSRECPLFGTRSCNKCKKKGTMKECARCNYAWYCNRECQTSDWANHKAECKETKATNKKLAALLREEYTSMRTDRLDNFPYYFGNCIAKDFLQLANNEWSDGSIKETDRDFHILSAGCGDLRNTVLTAASLPARYQGSLYITLNDFDPFVMARNVLFLFMLVRFADTEGIESSLTTIWYSVHITKKEYDLIKTSLDELIQMTPEGLQEVTQGLVKVQGEDLAVMSQVWDEWRSLECQRGKRSSINLRKQRQTVLDKSKKEIEQEHGKGQVLRYTNHLESSSAEKQFEEWFDHGMFLPKKEKQELMSYDNPTLTGREADLPITKKQSPKDYAFVYCISTFFHPFRVWDCLRVRESETRPYPTPMEMYHNYITKLLKKVKSFIQNGRLFIQVSLANCMDFPSVHNALKMPNYDRIFTSNIADYVGFAKLLQDFKPLLNSSNHYSVLITETMNWADFIHEPKDTTDYKPCMKSYCLDTDRDYNDLNTGPFIWMEYFDNSPIFLAYLRAQIMAGGVGVQPLTYLPSFGEVMKYNGLEMRDFRKKLNRLVPFHHRVNNRDLTLINVTDRAVEWCLPHSDG, from the exons ATGGACGTTCAGTGTGGACATTGCTGGCGTTGTGAAGTTCAACTGGAACAGACCATTCAATGCCCCGATTGCAAGATGGCAGAGTATTGTAGCACAACATGTGAACACAGAGACAGAGTTAGACATAGGAGTAGAGAGTGCCCGTTATTTGGAACAAGATCATGCAACAAATGCAAAAAGAAGGGTACAATGAAAGAG TGTGCACGTTGCAACTATGCATGGTACTGTAACAGAGAGTGTCAAACAAGTGATTGGGCCAATCATAAGGCGGAATGCAAGGAGACAAAggcaacaaataaaaaattagcaGCTCTTTTAAGAGAAGAATACACTTCAATGCGTACTGACAGACTTGATAATTTCCCTTATTATTTTGGAAACTGCATTGCTAAAGACTTCTTGCAACTTGCTAACAATGAATGGTCTGATGGGTCAATAAAGGAAACTGACAGGGATTTTCATATATTGTCAGCTGGTTGCGGAGACTTACGCAACACTGTCTTGACAGCAGCTTCCCTCCCTGCCAGGTACCAGGGAAGTCTTTACATCACTCTCAATGACTTTGACCCTTTTGTCATGGCAAGGAATGTCTTGTTTCTCTTTATGTTGGTTCGGTTTGCAGACACTGAGGGAATTGAGAGCAGTCTGACTACCATCTGGTACTCAGTTCACATTACAAAGAAAGAGTATGACTTGATCAAGACCAGCTTGGATGAGCTCATTCAGATGACCCCTGAAGGTCTCCAAGAGGTCACTCAAGGGTTGGTCAAAGTTCAAGGTGAAGATCTTGCAGTCATGAGTCAAGTTTGGGACGAATGGAGATCACTTGAATGCCAACGAGGGAAACGATCCTCAATCAATCTcagaaaacaaagacaaactgtACTTGATAAAtcgaaaaaagaaattgaacaaGAGCATGGTAAGGGCCAAGTATTACGTTATACAAATCATTTAGAGTCATCCAGTGCTGAAAAGCAATTTGAAGAATGGTTTGACCATGGGATGTTCctccccaaaaaagaaaaacaagaactaATGTCATATGATAATCCGACACTAACAGGGCGTGAAGCTGATCTCCCAATCACTAAAAAGCAGAGCCCAAAGGATTATGCCTTTGTGTACTGTATCAGCACGTTTTTCCATCCCTTCAGAGTGTGGGATTGCTTGAGAGTGAGGGAGTCTGAGACCAGACCCTACCCAACCCCTATGGAAATGTACCACAATTATATCACAAAACTACTAAAGAAGGTAAAAAGTTTCATCCAGAATGGAAGACTTTTTATTCAAGTCTCACTGGCCAATTGTATGGACTTTCCTTCAGTACATAATGCTCTGAAGATGCCAAACTATGATCGTATCTTCACATCCAATATTGCCGACTATGTTGGGTTTGCCAAGCTCCTGCAAGACTTCAAACCACTTCTTAATTCTAGTAATCACTACTCAGTACTTATTACTGAGACAATGAACTGGGCAGATTTTATACATGAACCTAAGGACACAACAGACTATAAACCTTGCATGAAATCATACTGCCTGGATACAGACCGGGATTATAATGACCTTAACACTGGACCTTTCATCTGGATGGAATACTTTGATAATTCCCCTATCTTTCTTGCATATCTGCGTGCACAAATCATGGCAGGGGGTGTTGGGGTGCAGCCATTGACTTATTTGCCATCATTTGGTGAAGTGATGAAGTACAATGGCCTAGAAATGCGTGACTTTCGTAAGAAGCTGAATCGTCTTGTCCCATTTCATCATCGAGTGAATAATCGTGATTTGACCCTGATCAATGTAACAGACAGAGCAGTGGAGTGGTGTCTGCCACATTCTGATGGCTAA